A window of Pseudomonas monteilii contains these coding sequences:
- a CDS encoding division/cell wall cluster transcriptional repressor MraZ — protein MFRGANAISLDAKGRLAMPSRYRDELDSRCAGQLIVTIDASDPCLCVYPLDEWEHIEAKLRALPSLREENRRLQRLLIGNAVDLELDGSGRFLVPPRLREYARLDRKAMLVGQLNKFQLWDEEAWDTISAADLAAIRQPGAMPDDLRDLIL, from the coding sequence GTGTTTCGCGGAGCCAATGCCATCAGTCTCGATGCAAAAGGCAGGCTCGCCATGCCGAGTCGGTATCGCGACGAGCTGGATTCGCGGTGTGCTGGTCAGTTGATCGTGACGATCGATGCGTCCGACCCCTGCCTGTGCGTGTACCCGCTCGACGAGTGGGAGCATATCGAAGCCAAGTTGCGCGCGTTGCCGTCCTTGCGCGAAGAGAACCGTCGCCTTCAGCGTCTGCTGATCGGCAATGCGGTGGATCTCGAGCTCGATGGCAGTGGGCGCTTTCTGGTACCACCCCGACTGCGTGAGTACGCGCGGCTCGACCGCAAGGCCATGCTGGTAGGGCAACTGAACAAATTCCAGCTGTGGGATGAAGAGGCCTGGGACACCATCTCGGCCGCCGACCTTGCAGCTATTCGACAACCGGGCGCCATGCCCGATGATTTGCGTGATCTGATCCTGTGA
- a CDS encoding ribosomal RNA small subunit methyltransferase H, producing MTIDSGFNHITVLLNEAVDALALRADGCYLDGTFGRGGHSRLILDRLGPQGRLLGFDKDPQAIATGQALAAEDGRFVIVQRSFAEMGQELAARDLTGKVHGVLLDLGVSSPQLDDPERGFSFMNDGPLDMRMDPERGQSAAQFIASAPEDEIARVFKEYGEERFAKRMARAVVERREQTPFTRTSDLAEVIKVANPAWEKGKNPATRAFQGLRIHVNNELGDLEAGLQAALDALEVGGRLVVISFHSLEDRIVKLFMRKLAKGEADNLPRNLPVRHEPFQPFIKVHGKAQFASEAELKANPRARSAVMRVAEKLR from the coding sequence GTGACCATAGATAGCGGCTTCAACCATATCACCGTGCTGCTCAACGAGGCTGTCGATGCCCTGGCCCTACGCGCCGATGGCTGCTACCTCGACGGCACCTTCGGCCGCGGTGGGCATAGCCGTCTGATCCTCGATCGATTGGGGCCGCAGGGCCGGCTGCTGGGCTTCGACAAAGACCCACAAGCGATTGCCACGGGGCAAGCGCTGGCGGCCGAAGACGGCCGCTTTGTCATTGTGCAGCGCAGTTTTGCCGAGATGGGCCAGGAGCTGGCCGCGCGCGACTTGACGGGCAAGGTCCACGGCGTACTGCTCGACCTGGGCGTGTCCTCGCCACAGCTGGACGACCCCGAGCGCGGCTTCAGCTTCATGAACGACGGCCCCCTGGACATGCGCATGGACCCCGAGCGTGGCCAGAGCGCCGCGCAGTTCATCGCCAGTGCACCGGAAGACGAAATCGCCCGGGTGTTCAAGGAGTATGGCGAAGAGCGCTTCGCCAAGCGCATGGCCCGCGCCGTGGTCGAGCGCCGTGAGCAGACCCCGTTCACCCGCACCAGCGACCTGGCCGAAGTGATCAAGGTCGCCAACCCGGCCTGGGAGAAAGGCAAGAACCCTGCGACCCGTGCCTTCCAGGGGTTGCGCATTCACGTCAACAACGAGCTGGGCGATCTCGAGGCCGGTCTGCAGGCCGCGCTCGATGCGCTGGAAGTCGGCGGCCGCCTGGTAGTCATCAGCTTCCACTCCCTGGAAGACCGCATCGTCAAGCTGTTCATGCGCAAGCTGGCCAAGGGCGAGGCCGACAACCTGCCGCGCAACCTGCCCGTGCGCCATGAACCGTTCCAGCCCTTCATCAAGGTCCATGGCAAGGCCCAGTTCGCCTCCGAGGCCGAGCTCAAGGCCAATCCCCGGGCGCGCAGCGCCGTCATGCGCGTGGCGGAGAAGCTCAGGTGA